From a region of the Thermus caldilimi genome:
- the atpD gene encoding V-type ATP synthase subunit D has protein sequence MSQVSPTRMNLLQRRGQLRLAQKGVDLLKKKRDALVAEFFGLVKEALEARKALNRAAQEAYGALLLAQAFDGPEVVSGAALGVRPLEEVQAEVENVWGSKVPRLKATFPDGALLSPVGTPAYTLEAARAFRRYAEALIQVANTETRLKKIGEEIKKTTRRVNALEQVVIPGIRGQIRFIQQVLEQREREDTFRLKRIKGKIEAREAEAEGGRPNPQLEIGAGL, from the coding sequence GTGAGCCAAGTGAGCCCCACCCGCATGAACCTCCTGCAGCGGCGCGGCCAGTTGCGCCTGGCGCAGAAGGGGGTGGACCTCCTCAAGAAGAAGCGGGATGCCCTGGTGGCGGAGTTCTTCGGCCTGGTCAAGGAGGCCTTGGAGGCCCGTAAGGCCCTGAACCGGGCGGCCCAGGAGGCCTATGGGGCCTTGCTTCTCGCCCAGGCCTTTGACGGGCCGGAGGTGGTGTCCGGGGCAGCCTTGGGGGTGAGGCCCCTCGAGGAGGTGCAGGCGGAGGTGGAAAACGTCTGGGGGAGCAAGGTGCCGAGGCTCAAGGCCACCTTCCCCGACGGGGCCTTGCTCTCCCCGGTGGGCACCCCGGCCTACACCCTGGAAGCCGCCCGGGCCTTCCGCCGCTACGCCGAGGCCTTGATCCAGGTGGCCAACACGGAAACCCGCCTGAAAAAGATCGGGGAGGAGATCAAGAAGACCACCCGACGGGTGAACGCCCTGGAGCAGGTGGTGATCCCCGGGATCCGGGGCCAGATCCGCTTCATCCAGCAGGTGCTAGAGCAGAGAGAGCGGGAGGACACCTTCCGACTGAAGCGCATCAAGGGCAAGATCGAGGCCCGGGAGGCGGAGGCGGAAGGGGGTCGGCCAAACCCCCAGCTGGAGATCGGGGCAGGGCTTTAG
- a CDS encoding efflux RND transporter periplasmic adaptor subunit codes for MRRFLLLLPLLLFACAPKKAKPPLPATQAPLALQVRVVEAKRGVLEREVRTSASLQAEKDSLVAAGASGRVLRALPAGTRVGAGEGVVYLDPAPFQEALEAARLNLKQAEANLERTRSQLAGNRATLKAQLQAAEAQLQAAKKRYEEGQALLSAGALAPLDLKALEAQYRQAESNYQNALEALSRLERGEDLRLLELQVEAARLQVHQAERNLKESTVRAPFAGEVVEVFVREGEFVGTGSRAFRLATTDRLLAKVYLPPDQASALTPDTPFLLRQNGREVRARLLRKTDLPGQTRLVEVVLKPEGTLLPGPAEVRYRVKLAEGFLLPSASLQVREGETLVYQVKAGKARTTPVRLLAQEGGQAAVEGLEEGAEVIHPVPVGLKDGDPVEVVR; via the coding sequence ATGCGCCGATTTCTCCTTCTCCTACCCCTCCTTCTCTTCGCCTGCGCCCCCAAAAAGGCGAAACCCCCCCTCCCAGCAACCCAGGCCCCCCTGGCCCTCCAAGTGCGGGTGGTGGAGGCCAAGCGGGGGGTGCTGGAACGGGAGGTGCGCACCTCCGCCAGCCTGCAGGCGGAAAAGGACAGCCTGGTGGCGGCTGGGGCTTCCGGCCGGGTCCTTAGAGCGCTTCCCGCCGGCACCCGGGTGGGGGCGGGGGAAGGGGTGGTCTACCTGGACCCTGCTCCCTTCCAGGAGGCCCTGGAAGCTGCCAGGCTAAACCTCAAGCAGGCCGAGGCCAACCTGGAGCGCACCCGAAGCCAGCTGGCGGGAAACCGGGCCACCCTCAAGGCCCAGCTTCAGGCGGCAGAGGCCCAGCTCCAGGCGGCCAAGAAGCGCTACGAGGAAGGCCAGGCCCTGCTTTCGGCGGGGGCCTTAGCCCCTTTGGACCTCAAGGCCCTCGAGGCCCAGTACCGCCAGGCGGAAAGCAACTACCAGAACGCCCTCGAGGCCCTATCCCGCCTAGAGCGGGGGGAGGACCTCAGGCTTTTGGAGCTTCAGGTGGAGGCCGCCCGGCTCCAGGTGCACCAGGCGGAAAGGAACCTTAAGGAAAGCACGGTGCGGGCCCCCTTCGCCGGGGAGGTGGTGGAGGTCTTCGTAAGGGAAGGGGAGTTCGTGGGAACAGGAAGCCGGGCCTTCCGGTTGGCCACCACGGACCGCCTTTTGGCCAAGGTCTACCTCCCTCCCGACCAAGCCAGCGCCCTCACCCCAGACACTCCCTTCCTCCTCAGGCAAAACGGGCGGGAGGTACGGGCACGCCTCCTGCGCAAGACGGACCTCCCGGGACAGACCCGCCTGGTGGAGGTGGTCCTGAAGCCGGAAGGCACACTGCTCCCGGGTCCAGCCGAGGTGCGCTACCGGGTGAAGCTGGCCGAAGGCTTCCTCCTCCCCTCAGCGAGCCTCCAGGTCCGGGAGGGGGAAACCCTGGTCTACCAGGTGAAGGCGGGGAAGGCGAGAACAACCCCCGTGCGCCTTCTTGCCCAGGAGGGGGGGCAGGCGGCGGTGGAGGGCCTTGAGGAGGGCGCCGAGGTCATCCATCCCGTGCCCGTGGGCCTCAAGGATGGCGATCCCGTGGAGGTGGTCCGGTGA
- a CDS encoding alpha/beta hydrolase has product MSAKKLLLLFLVAAFLLALAVAGVAHYFLRPLKAEAVAQEALKQAGLEVREASYGLELIPRAPTALLAFYPGARVEPLAYAPVLAPVAEAGYLVVLLKVPSGIALLGKERALEAKAAHPTLPLVVGGHSLGGVAAAELAASEGLPLILFASYPEKDLSQENFPVLALFGTEDGLLPPEKAREKARLLPKNARVVFVEGLNHAGFGAYGPQKGDRPARRPREALWREIQEEVLLFLEGLGLEAPAPPQAHR; this is encoded by the coding sequence ATGAGCGCCAAAAAGCTCCTTCTCCTCTTCCTGGTGGCAGCCTTCCTCCTGGCCCTGGCCGTGGCCGGGGTAGCCCACTATTTCCTCAGGCCCTTAAAGGCGGAGGCCGTGGCCCAGGAGGCCTTGAAGCAAGCTGGCCTCGAGGTGCGGGAGGCCTCTTACGGCCTAGAGCTCATCCCCAGAGCCCCCACGGCCCTTTTGGCCTTCTACCCCGGGGCCCGGGTGGAACCCTTGGCCTACGCCCCGGTCCTGGCCCCGGTGGCGGAGGCGGGGTACCTGGTGGTCCTTCTGAAGGTGCCCTCGGGGATCGCCCTCTTGGGCAAGGAACGGGCCTTGGAGGCTAAGGCCGCCCACCCCACCCTCCCCTTGGTAGTGGGTGGACACAGCCTGGGCGGGGTGGCGGCGGCAGAGCTGGCCGCCTCGGAAGGGCTTCCCCTTATCCTCTTCGCCAGCTACCCAGAAAAGGACCTTTCCCAGGAAAACTTTCCCGTCCTGGCCCTTTTCGGCACGGAAGACGGCCTTCTCCCCCCGGAAAAAGCCCGGGAAAAGGCCCGGCTCCTCCCCAAAAACGCCCGGGTGGTCTTCGTGGAGGGGCTAAACCATGCGGGCTTTGGCGCCTATGGCCCCCAGAAGGGGGACCGGCCCGCCCGAAGACCCCGGGAAGCCCTATGGCGGGAGATCCAGGAGGAGGTCCTGCTTTTCTTGGAAGGCCTGGGCCTGGAGGCCCCTGCCCCGCCCCAAGCCCACCGCTGA
- a CDS encoding efflux RND transporter permease subunit, which translates to MRINPLVAFFVERFVFATAIFVGLVLVGLLLGLGLGVELLPRFSVPVVAVSTSYPGAGPEEVAEQVSKPLEDALSTLSGVDTIGSSSTEGFSLVFVQFQQGVDVDRVAVEVSQKVAATRALLPKDASPPVVQKFDPSASPILYVALEAPGEDLSRVLRYAERTLKPRLQLVPGVADIRLTGAPKRAIQVYLDPDRLQALGVAPGQVVQALSTSALNLPLGSLTEEEKRLVYTLRNTPATASEVADVLLDPSRGLRIRDVARVEERAEEPSTLNRLNGRPAVLLAVVKTPDSNAVAVADGVKKTLAETRLPAGYRAEVALDSTRFIRAAVLDTVREAFLAALAVSLVVLVFLGKLNSVFSVILAIPITLSGAILLFGLLGFTYNLISLLALTVAVGIVVDDSIVVAENIDRYRRMGFSPKEAVLKGASEVSVAVAAATLSLLAVFLPISFLPGIIGQIFQQFGLGMAAAIAVSWLEALLFLTVRLAYFPDPEPPSSKEALLALRLLPQDLRFAYRRGFRTPAGLLLGALAAFLLYRQGPLWLLLLPLYPALLGLGRYLGRFFLDLAGALTHLLHASSEALMHRLTEAYARSLGQVLRRPWVVLGLATLAFLSLFPILPRIPFNFTPRSDTGVLTATLLLPKDTPLAVSDRASRALEAYFLSHPAVSRVVTTVGASATGGAQVGDPSRVQLQIVLKPKDERPDIFTLTEVFNRQGREALKDFPGADLRVLAQTGPEAGDADLQFFVTSPDRALLEKRVKEITQLIAEKPYVLNVKNTLEATQRERVFVPDPARLSGTGLTPLDVAQTLRLYLSGTQAATARRSGEELAIVVQVDPLRLGGESDLLSLPIYAPALGAFLPLSNLGRFVERPGPTLISRRNQAYAAGININLKPNAPGTFQIQRELEAELQSKGLLGDGVELLATGLGSFTGELARLAPLAFALALVLNYLVIASQFNAWRYPLYLLLPVPLALVGAFWLTYLLGTGLDVISVLGVVMLIGLVTKNAILLLDFAVRRMREKPLREALVEAARLRLRPILMTTLTVLIISLPLLLGTGEGAEYRRPLGVIILGGLLSSTLLTLFVVPAAFYAFEGRRARAAILK; encoded by the coding sequence GTGAGGATCAATCCCCTGGTGGCCTTCTTCGTGGAGCGATTCGTCTTCGCCACGGCCATCTTCGTGGGCCTGGTCCTGGTGGGTCTGCTCCTGGGCCTTGGGCTTGGGGTGGAACTCCTGCCCCGCTTCAGCGTGCCCGTGGTGGCGGTTTCCACCAGCTACCCCGGGGCCGGTCCTGAGGAGGTGGCGGAGCAAGTATCCAAACCCCTCGAGGACGCCCTATCCACCCTAAGCGGGGTGGACACCATCGGAAGCAGCTCCACCGAGGGTTTCAGCCTGGTCTTCGTCCAGTTCCAGCAAGGGGTGGACGTGGACCGGGTGGCGGTGGAGGTGAGCCAGAAGGTGGCCGCCACCCGCGCCCTACTTCCCAAGGATGCCTCGCCCCCCGTGGTGCAGAAGTTCGACCCCTCGGCGAGCCCCATCCTCTACGTGGCCCTCGAGGCGCCCGGGGAGGATCTCTCCCGGGTGTTGCGCTACGCCGAGCGAACCCTAAAGCCCCGCCTCCAGCTGGTGCCGGGAGTGGCGGATATCCGCCTCACCGGGGCGCCCAAGAGGGCCATCCAGGTTTACCTGGACCCTGACCGCCTGCAAGCCCTGGGGGTAGCCCCCGGCCAGGTGGTGCAGGCGCTTTCCACCTCGGCCTTGAACCTGCCCTTGGGAAGCCTCACCGAGGAGGAAAAGCGCCTGGTCTACACCCTGCGCAACACCCCCGCCACCGCCTCGGAGGTGGCGGACGTGCTCCTGGATCCCTCCCGGGGCCTCAGGATCAGGGACGTGGCCCGGGTGGAGGAGCGGGCGGAGGAGCCCAGCACCCTAAATCGCCTGAACGGCCGCCCCGCCGTCCTCCTGGCGGTGGTGAAGACCCCGGACTCCAACGCTGTGGCCGTGGCGGACGGGGTCAAAAAGACCCTGGCGGAAACCCGGCTCCCCGCAGGCTACCGAGCGGAGGTCGCCCTAGACTCCACCCGCTTCATCCGGGCCGCCGTTTTGGACACGGTGCGGGAAGCTTTCCTGGCCGCCCTGGCGGTGTCCTTGGTGGTGTTGGTCTTCTTGGGGAAGCTGAACTCCGTCTTCTCCGTGATCCTGGCCATCCCCATCACCCTCTCGGGGGCCATCCTCCTCTTCGGCCTTTTGGGCTTCACCTACAACCTCATCAGCCTCCTGGCCCTCACCGTGGCGGTGGGCATCGTGGTGGACGACTCCATCGTGGTGGCGGAGAACATCGACCGCTACCGCCGGATGGGCTTCAGCCCCAAAGAAGCGGTGTTGAAGGGAGCCAGCGAGGTTTCCGTGGCGGTGGCCGCCGCCACCCTGAGCCTTTTAGCGGTATTCCTCCCCATCAGCTTCCTCCCGGGCATCATCGGCCAGATCTTCCAGCAGTTCGGCCTGGGGATGGCCGCCGCCATCGCCGTGAGCTGGCTGGAGGCCCTCCTTTTCCTCACCGTGCGCCTGGCCTACTTCCCCGACCCGGAACCCCCAAGCTCCAAGGAAGCCCTTCTGGCCCTACGCCTCCTGCCCCAGGACCTTCGCTTCGCTTACCGAAGGGGCTTCCGCACCCCAGCGGGCCTTCTCCTCGGAGCCCTGGCCGCCTTCCTCCTCTACCGGCAGGGACCCCTTTGGCTCCTCCTCCTTCCCCTGTACCCCGCCCTCCTCGGCCTTGGGCGCTACCTAGGCCGCTTTTTCCTGGACCTGGCGGGAGCCCTCACCCACCTCCTTCACGCCAGCTCCGAGGCCTTGATGCATCGCCTCACCGAGGCCTACGCCCGAAGCCTAGGCCAGGTCCTAAGGCGGCCTTGGGTGGTCCTGGGCCTCGCCACCCTGGCCTTCCTCTCCCTCTTCCCCATCCTGCCCAGGATCCCCTTCAACTTCACCCCCCGCTCCGACACCGGGGTCCTCACCGCCACCCTGCTCTTGCCCAAGGACACCCCCTTAGCGGTCTCCGACCGGGCGTCAAGGGCCCTCGAGGCCTACTTCCTCTCCCACCCCGCCGTGAGCCGGGTGGTCACCACCGTGGGGGCCAGCGCCACCGGTGGGGCCCAGGTGGGGGACCCCAGCCGGGTACAGCTCCAGATCGTCCTGAAGCCCAAGGATGAGCGCCCGGACATCTTCACCCTCACCGAGGTCTTCAACCGCCAAGGACGGGAGGCCCTTAAGGATTTCCCTGGGGCCGACCTGCGGGTCCTGGCCCAGACCGGCCCCGAGGCCGGGGATGCGGACCTGCAGTTTTTTGTCACCAGCCCCGACCGGGCCCTTCTGGAAAAGCGGGTAAAGGAGATCACCCAACTCATCGCGGAAAAACCCTACGTCCTCAACGTGAAGAACACCCTCGAGGCCACCCAGCGGGAACGGGTCTTCGTCCCCGATCCTGCCCGGCTTTCCGGCACCGGCCTCACCCCCTTGGACGTGGCCCAGACCCTGCGCCTTTACCTCTCGGGCACCCAGGCGGCCACCGCCAGGAGGAGCGGCGAGGAGCTGGCCATCGTGGTCCAGGTGGACCCCCTACGCCTCGGGGGTGAGTCCGACCTCCTCTCCCTGCCCATCTACGCCCCTGCCCTGGGGGCCTTCCTGCCCCTTTCCAACCTGGGGCGGTTCGTGGAGCGGCCTGGACCCACCCTAATCTCGAGGCGCAACCAAGCCTACGCCGCCGGCATCAACATCAACTTGAAGCCGAATGCCCCCGGGACCTTCCAAATCCAAAGGGAGCTGGAGGCGGAACTCCAGTCCAAGGGGCTTCTGGGCGATGGGGTGGAGCTCTTGGCCACGGGCCTGGGTAGCTTCACCGGGGAACTGGCCCGGCTCGCCCCCCTGGCCTTCGCCCTGGCCCTGGTGCTCAACTACCTGGTCATCGCCAGCCAGTTCAACGCCTGGCGCTACCCCCTTTACCTCCTCCTCCCCGTCCCCTTAGCCTTGGTGGGGGCCTTCTGGCTTACCTACCTTTTGGGAACCGGCCTGGACGTGATCAGCGTGCTGGGGGTGGTGATGCTCATCGGTCTGGTCACCAAAAACGCCATCCTCCTCCTGGACTTCGCCGTAAGGCGCATGCGGGAAAAGCCCTTGAGGGAAGCCCTGGTGGAGGCGGCCCGGCTCCGCTTAAGGCCGATCCTCATGACCACCCTCACCGTGCTCATCATCAGCCTTCCCCTGCTCCTGGGCACCGGGGAAGGGGCGGAGTACCGCAGGCCTTTGGGGGTGATCATCCTGGGAGGGCTTCTTTCCTCCACCCTCCTCACCCTCTTCGTGGTGCCCGCGGCCTTCTACGCCTTTGAAGGGCGAAGGGCCCGGGCAGCGATCCTGAAGTGA
- a CDS encoding TolC family protein — protein sequence MRKSALALLVLLACGLAQPLPEALKKAPEVAAVVTARLDYETKQKELARTLQDPLRTALAELQARQARDLAEARLKRALAQAESDIVAAYTQAYEALLQVDLAAKALEVAELGLRATEIRLKGGGATSLDLLEAQNRLLEARKNLELAQRGRDSALGALANLVGPWKPESVKELPALPGEGVVETLLQEHADLLQLKQSLALLRFQRGLMDESFVPRKEMEALEDQMQTLETNLDNLERSLRLGLETRYRQLSPLLQGVKAAEEAYRAAQERYRAEEKRFQAGLTSRLSLLQQELALKQAGLSWEQAKHAYLKAYYGLLASR from the coding sequence ATGAGGAAAAGCGCTCTAGCCTTACTCGTACTCCTGGCTTGCGGCCTGGCCCAGCCCCTCCCCGAGGCCTTGAAAAAGGCACCGGAGGTGGCGGCAGTGGTCACGGCCCGTTTGGACTACGAAACCAAGCAGAAAGAGCTAGCCCGCACCCTCCAGGACCCCTTGCGCACGGCCTTGGCCGAGCTGCAGGCCCGCCAGGCCAGGGACCTGGCCGAGGCCCGGCTTAAAAGGGCCCTGGCCCAGGCAGAAAGCGACATCGTCGCCGCCTACACCCAGGCCTATGAAGCCCTTTTGCAGGTGGATCTGGCGGCAAAGGCCCTGGAGGTGGCCGAGCTGGGGCTCAGGGCCACGGAGATCCGCCTCAAGGGAGGCGGGGCCACCAGCCTGGACCTCCTCGAGGCGCAAAACCGGCTTTTGGAAGCCCGGAAGAACCTGGAGCTGGCGCAGAGGGGCCGCGATAGCGCCCTGGGCGCCTTGGCCAACCTGGTGGGCCCTTGGAAGCCAGAAAGCGTCAAGGAGCTCCCAGCCCTCCCCGGGGAGGGGGTGGTGGAAACCCTTCTTCAGGAGCACGCCGACCTCCTTCAGCTGAAGCAGTCCCTGGCCCTTCTCCGCTTCCAGCGGGGCCTCATGGACGAAAGCTTTGTCCCAAGGAAAGAGATGGAGGCCCTCGAGGACCAGATGCAAACCTTGGAAACCAACCTGGACAACCTGGAGCGCTCCCTGAGGCTTGGCCTGGAGACCAGGTACCGCCAGCTATCCCCCCTCCTGCAAGGGGTAAAGGCGGCAGAGGAGGCCTACCGGGCGGCCCAGGAACGCTACCGGGCCGAGGAGAAGCGCTTCCAAGCCGGGCTCACCAGCCGCCTTTCCCTGCTCCAGCAGGAGCTTGCCCTGAAGCAGGCGGGGCTCTCCTGGGAGCAGGCCAAGCACGCCTACCTGAAGGCCTACTACGGCCTTCTGGCCTCGAGGTGA
- a CDS encoding TolC family protein, translating to MARTLALLLFLLPTLAQEALSPLKDHPLAQQAKALLQAAAKALEAQTSPLALNVQGNYARLGYECTPPSLCQGLPATGGSLTLALVLTPFPFGEVQDSVERARIAHRRAELGYRRTLTALQAQAVAAYGRYQLALLGEKLAQKGAELARAALEAARKRQANPKELREAELALKEAENRLLEAQKNGELARKGAEGLVDLTQPLPEIPPPRGTTPLSLEEARLGLLEAQIAHMSALRTLLPEVKASYLRYPSGNDTLALSLSSRTLQPTLAYTRQDPAQGPTVLPGGGSYRTLEEMRLSLSLTLSPGLFAALEAAEAQVRGAEEALKAAEMQARLQEETLKNALVALSMALDLARLRREAQERALAETKRRLELGLESPLALLQAELSLLQAELALAQAESDLRNKWMELYQFYGELLPEVIP from the coding sequence ATGGCTAGAACCCTTGCCCTTCTCCTCTTCCTCCTCCCCACCCTGGCCCAGGAAGCGCTAAGCCCCCTCAAGGACCACCCCCTGGCCCAGCAGGCAAAGGCCCTTTTGCAGGCTGCCGCCAAGGCCCTCGAGGCCCAGACCTCCCCCTTGGCCCTCAATGTGCAGGGGAACTACGCCCGCCTGGGATACGAGTGCACTCCTCCTTCCCTCTGCCAAGGCCTGCCCGCCACGGGGGGAAGCCTCACCCTGGCCCTGGTCCTGACCCCCTTCCCCTTTGGGGAAGTGCAGGACAGCGTGGAACGGGCCCGGATCGCCCACCGCAGGGCCGAGCTGGGCTACCGCAGGACCCTCACCGCCCTGCAAGCCCAAGCGGTGGCCGCGTACGGGCGTTACCAGCTGGCCCTCTTGGGGGAAAAGCTGGCGCAAAAGGGAGCAGAACTGGCCCGGGCAGCCCTGGAGGCGGCCCGGAAACGCCAGGCCAACCCCAAGGAGCTCCGGGAGGCGGAGCTTGCCCTGAAGGAAGCAGAAAACCGCCTCCTGGAGGCCCAGAAAAACGGGGAACTGGCCAGGAAGGGAGCGGAGGGGCTGGTGGACCTCACCCAACCCCTTCCCGAGATCCCCCCACCCCGGGGCACCACGCCCCTTTCCCTGGAGGAGGCCCGCCTAGGGCTCCTGGAGGCCCAGATCGCCCACATGAGCGCCCTTCGCACCCTTCTCCCCGAGGTCAAGGCCAGCTACCTCCGCTATCCCAGCGGGAACGACACCCTAGCCCTAAGCCTCTCCAGCCGGACCCTGCAGCCCACCTTGGCCTACACCCGGCAGGACCCCGCACAAGGGCCCACCGTCCTGCCCGGTGGGGGCAGCTACCGCACCTTGGAGGAGATGCGGCTCTCCCTCTCCCTAACCCTTTCCCCGGGGCTCTTCGCCGCCTTGGAGGCCGCCGAGGCCCAGGTGCGGGGGGCGGAAGAGGCCCTCAAGGCCGCCGAGATGCAAGCCAGGCTCCAGGAGGAGACCCTGAAGAACGCCCTTGTGGCCCTAAGTATGGCCCTTGATCTGGCCCGTCTCCGCCGCGAGGCCCAGGAAAGGGCCTTGGCGGAAACGAAAAGGCGCCTGGAGCTGGGCCTAGAAAGCCCCCTGGCCCTCTTGCAGGCGGAGCTTTCCCTTCTCCAAGCAGAGCTGGCCCTAGCTCAAGCGGAAAGCGATCTCAGAAACAAGTGGATGGAGCTTTACCAGTTCTACGGCGAACTCCTACCGGAGGTAATCCCATGA
- the acnA gene encoding aconitate hydratase AcnA — translation MKDSFQTLKTLNTPSGTYAYFDLTELERKGIAEVSRLPFSIRIMLESLLRNEDGYQVTQEDIEALARWQPEPGEINVPLKLARVILQDFTGVPAVVDLAAMRDAVAERGGDPKRINPVVPADLVIDHSVQVDAFGTAYAFFHNVEKEYERNRERYLLLKWAQGALQNFRVVPPGTGIVHQVNLEYLAQVVMTEKRDGLLLAFPDSLVGTDSHTTMVNGLGVLGWGVGGIEAEAVMLGQPYYMLAPKVVGFKLYGELPEGATATDLVLTITEILRKHGVVGKFVEFYGPGVAKLSLADRATIANMAPEYGATMGFFPVDEETLNYLRLTGRPEELVELVEAYTKAVGLFRTPEAEAKVQYSEYLELDLATVEPSLAGPKRPQDRVALKEVKQSFLAHLTKPVKERGFGLTQDQLSKKVLVKRQDEEFELTHGSVVIAAITSCTNTSNPTVMLGAGLLAKKAVEAGLDTKPWVKSSLAPGSKVVTDYLEASGLLPFLEALRFHVVGYGCTTCIGNSGPLPEDIAKAVEEGNLVVAAVLSGNRNFEGRINPHVKANYLASPMLVVAYALAGRMDIDFATEPLGYDPNGKPVYLKDIWPSMEEVREAMAKTLDPELFKKEYARVFEGDERWQALPAPTGELFHWDPESTYIQNPPFFRNLGQHQVGDIRGARVLLVLGDSVTTDHISPAGAIPVKSPAGQYLISKGVKPEDFNSYGSRRGNHEVMMRGTFANIRIKNLMLDGVEGGFAKKLPEGEVDFVYHVAMRYQEEGTPLLVIAGKEYGTGSSRDWAAKGTFLLGIKAVLAESFERIHRSNLVGMGVLPLEFLPGENRETLGLTGYEVYDILGLQYLTPRKKVEVVARKEDGTEVRFQAIARLDTPVEVDYYKNGGILQTVLLNMLKEAKAQ, via the coding sequence ATGAAGGATAGTTTCCAAACCCTTAAGACCCTTAACACCCCAAGCGGCACCTACGCCTACTTTGACCTCACGGAACTGGAAAGAAAAGGGATTGCCGAGGTAAGCCGCCTTCCCTTCTCCATCCGCATCATGCTGGAAAGCCTCCTCAGAAACGAGGACGGCTACCAGGTGACCCAGGAAGACATCGAAGCCCTGGCCCGCTGGCAACCTGAACCCGGGGAGATCAACGTGCCCCTGAAGCTGGCCCGGGTCATCCTCCAGGACTTCACCGGGGTCCCGGCGGTGGTGGACCTGGCCGCCATGCGGGATGCCGTGGCCGAGCGGGGTGGGGACCCCAAGCGCATCAACCCCGTGGTGCCCGCCGACCTGGTCATCGACCACTCGGTGCAGGTGGACGCCTTCGGCACCGCCTACGCCTTCTTCCACAACGTGGAGAAGGAGTACGAGCGGAACCGGGAGCGCTACCTGCTCCTCAAGTGGGCCCAGGGAGCCCTGCAGAACTTCCGGGTGGTACCCCCGGGCACCGGCATCGTCCACCAGGTGAACCTGGAGTACCTGGCCCAGGTGGTGATGACCGAAAAGCGGGATGGCCTCCTTCTCGCCTTCCCCGACAGCCTGGTGGGCACCGACAGCCACACCACCATGGTCAATGGCCTCGGGGTCCTGGGCTGGGGGGTGGGGGGCATCGAGGCCGAGGCGGTCATGCTGGGCCAGCCCTACTACATGCTGGCCCCCAAGGTGGTGGGCTTCAAGCTCTACGGGGAGCTTCCCGAAGGGGCCACCGCCACCGATCTGGTCCTCACCATCACCGAGATTCTCCGCAAGCACGGGGTGGTGGGCAAGTTCGTGGAGTTCTACGGGCCCGGGGTGGCCAAGCTCTCCCTGGCCGACCGGGCCACCATCGCCAACATGGCCCCCGAGTACGGGGCCACCATGGGCTTCTTCCCCGTGGACGAGGAAACCCTGAACTATTTGAGGCTCACGGGCCGCCCGGAGGAGCTGGTGGAGCTGGTGGAGGCCTACACCAAGGCGGTGGGGCTTTTCCGCACCCCCGAGGCGGAGGCCAAGGTGCAGTACTCCGAGTACCTGGAGCTGGACCTCGCCACGGTGGAACCTTCCCTGGCCGGCCCCAAGCGGCCCCAGGACCGGGTGGCCCTTAAGGAGGTGAAGCAAAGCTTCCTGGCCCACCTCACCAAGCCGGTGAAGGAACGGGGCTTCGGCCTCACCCAGGACCAGCTCTCCAAAAAAGTGCTGGTGAAGCGCCAGGACGAGGAGTTTGAGCTCACCCATGGCTCCGTGGTCATCGCCGCCATCACCAGCTGCACCAACACCTCCAACCCCACGGTGATGCTGGGAGCCGGGCTTTTGGCCAAGAAGGCGGTGGAGGCGGGCCTGGACACCAAGCCCTGGGTGAAGAGCTCCCTGGCCCCGGGCTCCAAGGTGGTGACGGACTACCTCGAGGCCAGCGGCCTCCTTCCCTTTCTCGAGGCCCTGCGTTTCCACGTGGTGGGCTACGGGTGCACCACCTGCATCGGCAACTCCGGCCCCCTGCCCGAGGACATCGCCAAGGCGGTGGAGGAGGGGAACCTGGTGGTGGCCGCCGTCCTCTCCGGCAACCGCAACTTTGAAGGGCGCATCAACCCCCATGTGAAAGCCAACTACCTGGCAAGCCCCATGCTGGTGGTGGCCTACGCCCTGGCGGGCCGCATGGACATCGACTTCGCCACCGAGCCCCTGGGCTATGACCCCAACGGCAAGCCCGTCTACCTCAAGGACATCTGGCCCTCCATGGAGGAGGTCCGGGAGGCCATGGCCAAGACCCTGGACCCCGAGCTTTTCAAGAAGGAATACGCCAGGGTCTTTGAGGGGGACGAGCGCTGGCAGGCCCTGCCCGCCCCCACCGGAGAGCTTTTCCACTGGGATCCTGAGAGCACCTACATCCAAAACCCTCCCTTCTTCCGGAACCTGGGCCAGCACCAGGTGGGGGATATCCGGGGGGCCAGGGTGCTTTTGGTCCTCGGGGATTCCGTGACCACCGACCACATCTCCCCCGCCGGGGCCATCCCGGTGAAGAGCCCGGCGGGCCAGTACCTGATCTCCAAGGGGGTCAAGCCCGAAGACTTCAACTCCTACGGCTCCCGCCGGGGCAACCACGAGGTGATGATGCGGGGCACCTTCGCCAACATCCGCATCAAGAACCTGATGCTGGATGGGGTAGAAGGAGGTTTCGCCAAGAAGCTTCCTGAGGGAGAAGTGGACTTCGTCTACCACGTGGCCATGCGCTACCAGGAGGAGGGTACCCCCCTTCTGGTCATCGCCGGCAAGGAGTACGGTACCGGTTCTAGCCGCGACTGGGCGGCCAAGGGCACCTTCCTCCTGGGCATCAAGGCGGTGCTGGCGGAAAGCTTCGAGCGCATCCACCGCTCCAACCTGGTGGGCATGGGGGTCCTGCCCCTGGAGTTCCTGCCCGGGGAGAACCGGGAGACCTTGGGCCTCACCGGCTACGAGGTTTACGACATCCTGGGCCTTCAGTACCTCACCCCCCGCAAGAAGGTGGAGGTGGTGGCCAGAAAGGAAGACGGCACAGAGGTTCGCTTCCAGGCCATCGCCCGCCTGGACACCCCGGTGGAGGTGGATTACTACAAGAATGGCGGCATCCTCCAGACCGTGCTCCTCAACATGCTGAAGGAAGCCAAGGCCCAGTAG